The DNA region GATTTCAAATAACAATATAGATCTTGCAAACAGGTTATATGTGACCTTGATAGTATGATTAGATACTCCTATCCTTTTTTAAATACTGTCCACTAAATGTGTTCCTTCAATTGTTGGCATGTATCCACTAAGATTTAGAAAACTAATTGGCAATTCATAACCTCTAAACTTGGGGATGCATTATTGATCAAAGCCATCTCATTCAAAATTGGTGGAATATAGGAGAGGTAATTTGATGATAGTGGTACTCAAGTATTATCTAAACCTTATCCATAGATCCCACCTCAAAAGATTTAAAGTCTAGTTACAAACATCTAGAAAAGATAGTTTGGATCCAAAAACTTCTTCTTAATATGGAGATAGAGACAAATATAATGAGGGTAGTTTTAGCGATGAGAAAGGTAAAATGTGGGACAATCTCCAGTTCCCAATCCCATTTAGATAGATTTTGCCATCATGAATTGAGCTTTATCCCAATGTCACACCCTTCAGTCCAAGAAGCGGAGTCTCTGTATTTGAATCTTGGGTGGTACATCTTCTATGATGTCTAAACTTGAATGATAAAATTTAGGGGGATCTTCCTCTCATAGTCTAAAAGTAAAaaagaacagaaaaaaaaaagtgcaatCAGTTTTGATTTTTAGAGATTTCCTAACTATTAAGATTCTTTAAGAAGCCATTgatatttaaataaaatttggagatacaagttctattttctggAATGTTGAGATTAGCCAGAAACAGGAGCGTGGCTATAAAATCCTCTCCCTGTTAATATATTGATAGAGAGAGATGCGGAGCTTTATTTTACCATCATTAGCAACTTCAGTTATTGAATGTAACAAGTCAGGTCATACTACCATGGAGTGGCCTACAATTAGCTCTAACATAAGATTAGAGAAGAAAATGCAAGCAGGTTGACCTGATCTCAGTTGTTACTTTTTTAGCTTATATTATAGGCTCAACATATAACACTATTATTAGCTTGGCCTCAAAACTCATAGGAGGAACATCCTTTCACCGGTTGATAGGAGAGTTGGTTGCATGCTGCTTCCATATTTCGAACCCATAATACTCAAATCATAATGGAACAACTTTATTATTGGAGCAATGCCTGACTGTAAATGGTGCTTAATATATAACATGAAATGAATGCAACTTTTTGCAATTATCAGTCACCGCACAGAAGTCGTTATGCTTATTTCTTATAATTGATAACAGATTCCCAAAACACATACAAACAAGAACTACTGATTAAAGATGGGTCAAAAACCTGTGGAGAGGTACATGTATTCAAGCATATCACAGAGTTAAAGGCCCTGAAAACAATGACAGAAGGAAAAGAGTTCTTCCTCATCTAACTCTAGGCTTAACCATTGAAGTTGAGCCGACTGAATCCCACCAACCTATGATGAAGATGATTGCTGCTTTCAGCATCAATTGAATGCATGGTTGGTGAATCACCACTAAAAATGCCTTCAAAGGGAAGATTTTTACTCAGCTCCTGTTtgaagcaaaaaaaagaaattcaatCAACACCATGTTAAATTTATATTACGCATGATTGCCTAAACATAGATAATAGGGCTCAATGCTCTGGAACCGAAGCTCATGTCAAAGGCTCAGTTGAATTTAATTTGTTTAACACACCAGGGGCAGCCGAATGCAAACATGTTGCAGAAGATACTTATTAATGCCCcaaacaaaatatttttaacCAACCAGGACTTGGCCCAAGTGGTTGATATCCCCCCTCTGTCAGACAAGGTTACATGCTCGAACCATATTGAGATGCTTCAAGATATTCACGAATCTATTCGGTTGGGTGGAGTTATTTAAGGGCCTTCTGCCCAGTGTAGGGCCTTTGTATTTAAAATCAGGCTTTATtcattgaaaaaataaataaaagataaaattaGGGACGGCAAGATGATGTCGAGAAGAAAGATGGAGTAGAGTTACTAACTGCAATTGATGCATTTTCTGAATCCAGCTTCTTGCAGTCTTTGTCAAGTAGTTCAAGCTCATGTCTATGTGCACTGTTCTCGCGGTTCAGCACATCCACCCTCCTTGCCAAATCCTGGCATTCTTGCTGGTGAAACATACTCAAATACATACAATCAAGTTTCAAATTTTACCATAGGTCCCATAGAAAGAACTGCTAAGCTAGATACAAAACTAAACATATGAATCAAAGGGAACCAAGCACCATCATTAACGTTGATTCAACAGTTAATGCAAACACATTTACTTATGGCACcaagaaaatgaaaataaagcCTGGTGGTTTGGTGGTTGCATCCTTCCTCAACATGGGAGAAGGTTCTGGGTTTGAGTCCCGGTGGTGGTGGTCACACGCACGCACACACAGAGagcaatagagagagagagagagagaacatgaAAATAACAGCCATGATAGGAGGTTCTGGGTTTGAGTCTTGGTGGTGGGGTCACACACAGATACACGTGAGCACACACACGCACAGAGAGAGACACAGAGCATGAAAATAACAGAGCAGTGTCCCTGTAAATGGACTCAAGACATGGAGTCAGGAAAAACAGTGAATATGATAATACAAGAGAACCAACTATAATATTAGTTAATCAGAAAGAAACGAAAACATCTCACAAGTACAACTTTAGTGCAACTTATTGGAGAAGATAcctcaagaaaaaaataagcAGCATCAAGTAGCAATTAAAACGAATGTCACGTGATAACATTGAAATACCACTTCAGCTTTATGCCAAAATGAGGAGTTATGGCTTCTGCAgccaggggagggagggagggagaacagGCAGGTGATAACTAATGCTTGGCCACCCATAGAACCAGGTCCTACCTATGATCAACTATAACTGTATTCCTCCCATGAAATAACTTCTCCTGATAGATTACATTCATGACTTCCAAGTGTCAATTACTCATTTTACCCTCATCCTTTTGAGAAAGATTGATCTAGCAATTCCATAATTGCAATCAATGTTTGCTACAGGCAGTCTGCTGGGAACCTAGGCAACTGCCTGGGCAGTTGACATGTCTCCCGAATCCTAGATGACCCTTGCCTAGCCTTCATACACTCAAAGAcattaaaaatatacatatccCATGCATATGGAAATATATGTATCCATATGCAGTTGCATATGTATGAATGAACACACATCATAGATGTACGTACATAAATACATAATACGTGTATGTATATGTCTGTACAAGTATGTATTTGTGCATGAAATATGTGTTTATATAgcataataaatttataaatttaaggtATTCTCTTGTGGTTTCTTTTTATACGTGACATGTGGATGCTAAGAAGGGAGTTCGATAGATCAAATTGGACCCCCAGAGTAAATAAGATTGTATTAAACAGTAATAAAGTGTTAAACAAGTGGgtttttcattcaaatccttAATCCCAAGATCCAGCTACCATTGAAGAAGATTGGCAAACTCGATCACTTGAGCCGAGGAATCAATGACATATGTTACTactaatatctttttttttatatagtttAGTAAAGATTTCACAAAATGCAATGTACCATTAAACTGTTGTATATTATGTACATCGACTGCATGTGAAAATATGATAACACTAAGAGGATGAACTATGATCATTTAATGACTTTGTACTAAGTCTGTTGCCTAGGTACCTGGACAACCACCAATCCGATAACTGATAAGCTACAATACCATCAAAAGTGGTTGCTATTGCTATTCCTCAACTATGACTACAAGGAACAATCAGGGGGCGAAAATGTGAAATTAGAGTACAAGTAGCAAATGATGAGTCGCGGGACCAATTTTGTTTTCCAGTCAAAAAGTAATGCAGCTAGTTATGTGTGGGTCAAACATACTTTAGTCATAATCCCCACTGACCATCCCACCATCATAGAACTCGAGGACAAGAAAATGTTAAGAGAGTCTTGACAGCTTAAAATGTTATGGCCGCAATCTTCCCAAATTTGGTCATCAATGTCATTTAAACAAAATAACTTCTTATGTCTAAAGTTAAGCGCCACAACATTTGGATAGAATTTCTAAGGAAGAACTCAACCAACAATACTTTGTCAAGAAATAAAACAACTCAACAAAGTCTATAAAGCCGAATAAAAACAGATGGAATATGGCATAGACCTAGTCCTATTTTGGGTTGAGTTGCACATTATTCAAGCTGGTCTCTTTATCCTTTTGATAATCACATTATTCATGTTGTTGGACTTGCTCATCCTAATACTAAATAAATCCCCAATATTTCCAACCTTCTACACTTCTGGCCCAATGATACCCCTATCCTTAAAACATCCCTATTCATAGAAGGGTCATGAAAACAACTGCCCGGAAGGCATTCAATCCACCTCCCACTTATCACTTATCCAACTATCAATTTAAATCCCACTAGAAATGCTCAGCACAACTAAGCAAAATTTAGTAGGATCAAAATTTCAAGTTTTTCTTACTTTACCCTTGACAAATCTTTCTCCGCATCTCACTTCTCACCCAAGTAATTCCATCCCAAACACCACCAAAGCCTACAGGCTCCACCTCCAAGAATAACACCCTCACTCAAACTCTTTCTTGCTGACACCACCACATCAACATTATGGGACGGGAATTGATTCATGAGCAGTAATATAGAAATAAATTCAATTAATGATCCAATTTAGGATTAAAACAGTCATGGTTTAGCATGCTAGCACCTACTGGCCTAGTAGAAAGCCGGGTGGATTTAGTGTGGTAATGCCATGTGCAGAGAGATACAaatgtagagagagaaagagggggagagagagagagagaaaattgtGGAGTGTTAATCTTTATTGGGAAAGAGATAGGCTTAGGTTGCTATGCATCAAGAGTAGGGACGCGTAGAGTaggagaaaataaaattttgatccTGTGAAATTTGTTTAGTTATGCTACGCACTTTTAGTAGGATTTTAACCGAATTTGGATAAAATGATAGGAGGGTGGTGGATTAAACAACATCCCTGCAGCAATTGTTAGCATGACCTCTTCTTAAAATGCCAAACATCTTATAACATCAATGCACACGTTCCTATCCTTAAAATACCCCTAtttctttgaactttaaactgaCTGCTCTAAGTCCAGCACTATACTTCCTTATGCAAGATCTCAACTTCACAAAGTCTTATCCCTTATTATTTCTACACTAATCATTATGGACTCCATAAAGTCTAGCTCTATCCTTCATTATTCAAGTTCCCAATTTCACAAGGTCTTATccctttcttaatttttattgtCTTAACTTTTTGTATAATATTACTAGATACTATTCTATATCTATATCGAGATATCATAACAATAATGTTTTAAAGTAATTTTAGTTGCTTTTTTTATAGA from Phoenix dactylifera cultivar Barhee BC4 unplaced genomic scaffold, palm_55x_up_171113_PBpolish2nd_filt_p 000982F, whole genome shotgun sequence includes:
- the LOC103695481 gene encoding uncharacterized protein LOC103695481, with translation MGIEEQHPKPSNIRGTTGGGGGAATFSAALLALRPPSAVSSPYPWGSQQECQDLARRVDVLNRENSAHRHELELLDKDCKKLDSENASIAELSKNLPFEGIFSGDSPTMHSIDAESSNHLHHRLVGFSRLNFNG